A genomic window from Vitis riparia cultivar Riparia Gloire de Montpellier isolate 1030 chromosome 18, EGFV_Vit.rip_1.0, whole genome shotgun sequence includes:
- the LOC117905991 gene encoding protein GIGANTEA-like yields the protein MHLHFLRAIGTAMSMRAGIAADAAAALLFRVLSQPALLFPPLRQVEGFEFQHEPLDGYISSYKKQIEVPATEATIEATAQGIASMLCAHGPEVEWRICTIWEAAYGLIPLSSSAVDLPEIIVATPLQPPILSWNLYIPLLKVLEYLPRGSPSEACLMKIFVATVESILQRTFPAESSRENIRKTRYLFGIGSASKNLAVAELRTMVHALFLESCASVELASRLLFVVLTVCVSHEAQQNGSKRPRGEDSHLSEEITEDLSDASGNQRDMKTRKMKKQGPVAAFDSYVLAAVCALACELQLFPLIARGNNHSASKDVQIRAKPAKLNGSSSEFRNSIDSAIRHTHRILAILEALFSLKPSSVGTSWSYSSNEIVAAAMVAAHVSELFRRSKACMHALSVLMRCKWDEEIYTRASSLYNLIDIHSKAVASIVNKAEPLEAHLIHATVWKDSPGHKDGSKENDCASTSCFKSVNPLLLHCEDSAYSKSLPKFEKAPHLNEGTGNSLGKGIASFPLDASELANFLTMDRHIGFSCSAQVLLRSVLAEKQELCFSVVSLLWHKLIAAPETKPSAESTSAQQGWRQVVDALCNVVSASPAKAATAVVLQAERELQPWIAKDDDLGQKMWRINQRIVKLIVELMRNHDRPESLVILSSASDLLLRATDGMLVDGEACTLPQLELLEATARAVQLVLEWGESGLAVADGLSNLLKCRVPATIRCLSHPSAHVRALSTSVLRDVLESGSIKPHIKQGGRNGIHSNQYVNLGIIDWQADIEKCLTWEAHSRLATGMTNQFLDAAAKELGCTISI from the exons ATGCATTTGCATTTCTTGCGTGCAATTGGTACTGCAATGTCCATGAGAGCAGGGATTGCTGCAGATGCTGCTGCAGCATTACTTTTTCGCGTACTTTCACAGCCTGCATTGCTTTTTCCTCCTCTAAGACAAGTCGAAGGATTTGAATTTCAGCATGAACCTTTAGATGGTTATATTTCATCCTACAAGAAGCAG ATAGAAGTGCCTGCAACTGAAGCAACTATTGAAGCCACTGCCCAAGGGATTGCATCAATGCTTTGTGCACATGGTCCTGAGGTTGAATGGAGAATTTGCACCATATGGGAAGCTGCTTATGGCCTAATTCCTTTAAGTTCCTCAGCTGTTGATCTTCCTGAAATTATAGTTGCAACCCCATTGCAACCTCCCATTTTATCATGGAACCTTTATATACCCCTTCTTAAAGTCCTGGAATATCTTCCTCGTGGAAGTCCATCTGAAGCATGTCTCATGAAGATATTTGTTGCTACAGTGGAATCAATTCTTCAGAGGACATTTCCAGCTGAGTCCTCCAGAGAAAATATCAGAAAAACAAGATACCTTTTTGGAATAGGGTCTGCCTCCAAAAACCTGGCTGTGGCTGAGCTTCGTACAATGGTCCATGCACTATTTCTAGAATCATGTGCATCTGTAGAGCTTGCTTCACGCCTTCTTTTTGTTGTGTTAACCGTTTGTGTCAGTCATGAAGCTCAGCAGAATGGAAGCAAAAGACCAAGAGGTGAAGATAGCCATCTTTCTGAGGAAATCACTGAGGACTTGTCAGATGCATCTGGAAATCAGAGAGACATGAAAaccagaaaaatgaaaaaacaagggCCTGTAGCAGCTTTTGATTCTTATGTTCTTGCTGCTGTTTGTGCTCTTGCATGTGAACTTCAATTATTCCCTTTGATTGCTAGGGGAAATAATCATTCAGCCTCTAAAGATGTACAGATCAGAGCAAAGCCTGCAAAATTAAATGGATCTTCTAGTGAATTCCGCAATAGCATTGACTCTGCCATTCGTCATACCCACAGAATATTAGCAATTTTAGAGGCACTCTTTTCACTGAAGCCATCTTCTGTTGGCACCTCTTGGAGTTACAGTTCAAATGAAATTGTTGCTGCTGCTATGGTTGCTGCTCATGTTTCTGAACTATTCAGACGTTCAAAAGCTTGTATGCATGCCCTCTCTGTCTTGATGAGATGCAAGTGGGATGAAGAAATCTACACCAGGGCTTCTTCACTCTATAACCTCATTGACATTCATAGCAAAGCTGTTGCATCCATTGTCAACAAGGCAGAACCACTAGAAGCACACTTAATTCATGCAACAGTTTGGAAGGACAGCCCTGGGCATAAAGATGGCAGCAAAGAAAATGACTGTGCAAGCACTAGCTGCTTCAAATCAGTGAATCCCTTGCTTCTGCACTGTGAAGATTCAGCTTATTCAAAAAGTTTACCTAAATTTGAGAAAGCACCACATTTAAATGAAGGCACAGGAAATAGCTTGGGTAAAGGTATTGCAAGCTTCCCATTAGATGCTTCAGAATTGGCCAATTTCCTCACTATGGACAGGCATATAGGATTTAGTTGCAGTGCACAAGTTCTTCTAAGATCAGTACTCGCAGAGAAACAAGAGTTATGTTTCTCTGTTGTTTCACTTCTTTGGCACAAGTTAATTGCAGCCCCAGAAACAAAACCTAGCGCAGAAAGCACTTCTGCCCAACAAGGATGGAGACAG GTGGTTGATGCGCTATGCAACGTCGTATCAGCATCACCGGCAAAAGCAGCTACAGCAGTTGTTCTTCAG GCTGAGAGGGAATTGCAGCCTTGGATCGCTAAAGATGATGATCTAGGTCAGAAGATGTGGAGAATCAACCAAAGAATTGTAAAATTGATCGTGGAGCTAATGAGGAATCATGATAGACCTGAATCGCTAGTAATTTTGTCAAGTGCTTCAGATCTTCTTCTACGTGCCACAGATGGAATGCTTGTGGATGGAGAAGCATGCACGTTACCTCAATTGGAG CTTCTGGAAGCAACAGCTAGAGCAGTTCAACTTGTACTGGAATGGGGAGAATCTGGATTGGCTGTTGCAGATGGCCTTTCAAACCTGTTAAAG TGTCGTGTACCAGCTACCATCCGATGCCTTTCTCATCCAAGCGCACATGTCCGTGCCCTCAGCACATCAGTTCTTCGTGATGTTCTGGAAAGTGGCTCAATAAAACCTCATATCAAACAAGGGGGCAGAAATGGCATCCACTCTAATCAGTATGTAAATTTAGGCATCATTGACTGGCAAGCAGATATTGAAAAATGCTTGACATGGGAAGCTCATAGCAGGCTAGCTACTGGAATGACTAATCAATTCCTTGATGCTGCTGCCAAGGAACTAGGCTGTACTATTTCCATTTAA